Proteins from a genomic interval of Benincasa hispida cultivar B227 chromosome 7, ASM972705v1, whole genome shotgun sequence:
- the LOC120081284 gene encoding probable RNA-binding protein ARP1 isoform X1 — protein sequence MTMMSTTTNSNNNNAGLFGDTTLTKVFVGGLAWETPKEAMRDHFEKFGEILEAVIISDKLTGRSKGYGFVTFKDAESAKKACEDSAPIINGRRANCNLASLGARRGGSRSASATPPQAPQPGSNGGGPRTTSATATPGNHVQWYYPAGTHPTPFHHQPHQPVPFYGYSPSPTYIATDISYNHKLGYMNGHYTQMYPGQAMVGANTLMPMYPLYHYHQSHAMGMPAHIFPPSPTTAGPFAAVPPSSIMSKPASVGPNPGTVGGGCRG from the exons ATGACCATGATGAGCACCACCACCAACAGTAATAATAACAATGCAGGTTTGTTCGGCGACACGACGTTGACGAAGGTGTTCGTCGGGGGATTAGCTTGGGAAACTCCTAAGGAAGCCATGAGAGATCACTTCGAGAAGTTTGGAGAGATTCTCGAAGCGGTTATCATCTCCGATAAACTCACCGGCAGATCCAAGGGCTATGGATTC GTTACATTCAAAGACGCGGAATCCGCGAAGAAAGCTTGTGAGGATTCGGCTCCGATCATCAATGGCCGTCGAGCTAACTGTAATCTAGCTTCGCTTGGAGCTCGGCGCGGCGGCTCTAGGTCGGCTTCTGCTACTCCTCCGCAAGCTCCTCAACCAG GATCCAACGGTGGAGGACCGAGGACGACGTCAGCAACGGCAACACCCGGAAATCACGTGCAGTGGTATTACCCGGCGGGGACTCATCCGACGCCGTTTCATCATCAGCCTCATCAGCCCGTCCCTTTCTATGG ataTTCCCCAAGCCCCACCTACATTGCCACCGATATCAGTTACAACCAC AAACTGGGGTATATGAACGGGCATTACACACAGATGTATCCGGGGCAGGCTATGGTTGGGGCGAACACATTGATGCCAATGTACCCGCTGTATCATTACCATCAATCACACGCGATGGGGATGCCAGCCCACATTTTCCCTCCTAGTCCCACGACAGCGGGCCCGTTCGCCGCGGTCCCACCCTCTTCCATTATGTCCAAACCGGCCTCCGTTGGTCCCAACCCAG
- the LOC120081284 gene encoding probable RNA-binding protein ARP1 isoform X2, which produces MTMMSTTTNSNNNNAGLFGDTTLTKVFVGGLAWETPKEAMRDHFEKFGEILEAVIISDKLTGRSKGYGFVTFKDAESAKKACEDSAPIINGRRANCNLASLGARRGGSRSASATPPQAPQPGSNGGGPRTTSATATPGNHVQWYYPAGTHPTPFHHQPHQPVPFYGYSPSPTYIATDISYNHKLGYMNGHYTQMYPGQAMVGANTLMPMYPLYHYHQSHAMGMPAHIFPPSPTTAGPFAAVPPSSIMSKPASVGPNPVCLVVE; this is translated from the exons ATGACCATGATGAGCACCACCACCAACAGTAATAATAACAATGCAGGTTTGTTCGGCGACACGACGTTGACGAAGGTGTTCGTCGGGGGATTAGCTTGGGAAACTCCTAAGGAAGCCATGAGAGATCACTTCGAGAAGTTTGGAGAGATTCTCGAAGCGGTTATCATCTCCGATAAACTCACCGGCAGATCCAAGGGCTATGGATTC GTTACATTCAAAGACGCGGAATCCGCGAAGAAAGCTTGTGAGGATTCGGCTCCGATCATCAATGGCCGTCGAGCTAACTGTAATCTAGCTTCGCTTGGAGCTCGGCGCGGCGGCTCTAGGTCGGCTTCTGCTACTCCTCCGCAAGCTCCTCAACCAG GATCCAACGGTGGAGGACCGAGGACGACGTCAGCAACGGCAACACCCGGAAATCACGTGCAGTGGTATTACCCGGCGGGGACTCATCCGACGCCGTTTCATCATCAGCCTCATCAGCCCGTCCCTTTCTATGG ataTTCCCCAAGCCCCACCTACATTGCCACCGATATCAGTTACAACCAC AAACTGGGGTATATGAACGGGCATTACACACAGATGTATCCGGGGCAGGCTATGGTTGGGGCGAACACATTGATGCCAATGTACCCGCTGTATCATTACCATCAATCACACGCGATGGGGATGCCAGCCCACATTTTCCCTCCTAGTCCCACGACAGCGGGCCCGTTCGCCGCGGTCCCACCCTCTTCCATTATGTCCAAACCGGCCTCCGTTGGTCCCAACCCAG